Proteins encoded in a region of the Myxococcus stipitatus genome:
- the cas4 gene encoding CRISPR-associated protein Cas4 translates to MSGEQWVSLSALQHLLYCERQAALIHVEQLWREDVNTASGRLLHERVDLPGHDARPGRRVERAVRLGSERLRISGRADLVEYHPDATCPTGWRPFPVEVKRARRKSSEADRVQLCAQALCLEEMLGVEVPEGALYFGAQHRRQAVTFDSALRARTEEAIARMHGLLAQRRVPLVPRAPKCEACSLEPLCLPHVTAGQRRVSDYLRQLVEQEAGDRAGMSGARGDPGDP, encoded by the coding sequence GTGAGCGGCGAGCAGTGGGTGTCGCTGTCCGCCCTCCAGCACCTGCTGTACTGCGAGCGGCAGGCGGCGCTCATCCACGTGGAGCAGCTCTGGCGCGAGGACGTGAACACCGCGTCGGGACGGCTGCTCCACGAGCGGGTGGACCTTCCCGGACATGATGCGCGTCCGGGGCGCAGAGTGGAGCGCGCCGTCCGGCTGGGGTCCGAGCGGCTGCGCATCTCCGGCCGCGCGGACCTCGTCGAGTACCACCCGGATGCCACCTGCCCCACCGGATGGCGCCCCTTCCCCGTGGAGGTGAAGCGCGCCCGACGTAAGTCGAGCGAGGCCGACCGGGTCCAGCTCTGTGCCCAGGCCCTGTGCCTGGAGGAGATGCTCGGCGTCGAGGTGCCCGAGGGCGCGCTCTACTTCGGCGCCCAGCACCGGCGACAGGCGGTGACCTTCGATTCGGCGCTCCGGGCGAGGACGGAGGAGGCCATCGCGCGGATGCATGGACTGTTGGCCCAGCGGAGGGTGCCCCTCGTGCCGAGGGCCCCGAAGTGCGAGGCGTGCTCGCTCGAGCCCCTGTGCTTGCCTCACGTCACGGCGGGGCAGCGGCGTGTCTCGGATTACCTGCGCCAACTGGTGGAGCAAGAGGCAGGAGACAGGGCGGGCATGTCGGGCGCCCGCGGCGACCCGGGGGACCCATGA
- the cas8c gene encoding type I-C CRISPR-associated protein Cas8c/Csd1 produces MMLTALNDYARERGLVDDPLYETKAVDFLIRLDRKGKLLGLEPTQDEKGRGIPMSIPRLPPRSVNVSAGFLADNTKYVLGHDPETASREGKANKGVARLAAFLKLVREALADVDVPELRAVEGFLANDAARAKAIAERSAEEWTGAEMLAFKVGDSTELVHELPDVRAWWERRSQKVASLGKKGLCLVSGKMGVLADTHPKLKNVPSAQGAGASLVSFNASAFTSHGFEQGDNAPVSQQAALGYTAALNDLLRKSDERRFRQGIQLGEDSVLVFWTNSTAEQESQLLAMMDPTEADVRRFVEAPFRGVEPSDLDTRRFYAVTLAGNSGRVAVRDWFQTSLGEVKQNLRRYFADLRLGDSAPSGPVPIWRMLKAVEAPSGRGLTPDVSTRMLGAALRGHPFPRQLLSAALDRLRLPPSDDKLEREQLRLRVALIKAYLIRHRGDNAAPLEVTVSLDKSNSSQPYVLGRLFAVLERLQGAALKDLNATIRDRYFGAASRNPVTVFPRLLQLSVHHASKADSGARLERQKGEVMALLPPKAPFPSVLTLEEQGLFAVGYYHQREAFFAKRAPSEGGPSSDDSSDD; encoded by the coding sequence ATGATGCTCACCGCGCTCAATGACTATGCACGGGAGCGAGGTCTGGTGGACGACCCGCTCTACGAGACCAAGGCCGTCGACTTCCTCATCCGGCTCGATCGCAAGGGAAAGCTCCTCGGCCTGGAGCCCACCCAGGACGAGAAGGGGCGGGGAATCCCCATGTCGATTCCCCGGCTCCCACCGCGCTCGGTGAACGTGTCCGCGGGCTTCCTGGCGGACAACACCAAGTACGTGCTGGGGCACGACCCGGAGACCGCATCGCGCGAGGGCAAGGCCAACAAGGGCGTGGCGCGTCTGGCCGCGTTCTTGAAACTCGTGCGAGAGGCCCTCGCGGACGTCGACGTGCCGGAGCTGCGCGCGGTGGAGGGGTTCCTCGCCAATGACGCGGCGCGGGCGAAGGCCATCGCGGAGCGCAGCGCCGAGGAATGGACGGGCGCGGAGATGCTCGCGTTCAAGGTGGGGGACTCGACGGAGCTGGTGCATGAGCTTCCGGACGTTCGCGCGTGGTGGGAGCGACGGAGCCAGAAGGTGGCCTCCCTGGGGAAGAAGGGGCTCTGCCTGGTGAGCGGGAAGATGGGTGTCCTGGCGGATACTCATCCCAAGCTCAAGAACGTGCCTTCGGCCCAAGGGGCGGGGGCCTCGCTGGTGTCGTTCAACGCGAGCGCTTTCACGTCGCATGGGTTCGAGCAGGGCGACAACGCGCCCGTCTCGCAGCAGGCCGCCCTGGGCTACACGGCCGCGCTGAACGACCTGCTCCGCAAGTCGGACGAGCGCCGCTTTCGACAGGGCATCCAGCTCGGGGAGGACTCGGTGCTGGTCTTCTGGACGAACAGCACGGCCGAGCAGGAGAGTCAGCTGCTGGCCATGATGGACCCGACGGAGGCCGATGTCCGTCGCTTCGTCGAGGCCCCGTTCCGAGGCGTGGAGCCGAGCGACCTGGACACGCGGCGCTTCTACGCCGTGACGCTCGCGGGGAACTCTGGCCGCGTCGCCGTCCGGGACTGGTTCCAGACGAGCCTGGGCGAGGTGAAGCAGAACCTGCGTCGCTACTTCGCGGACCTCCGCCTGGGGGACAGCGCACCGAGTGGCCCCGTCCCCATCTGGCGGATGCTCAAGGCCGTGGAGGCCCCCTCGGGGCGCGGGCTCACGCCGGATGTCTCGACCCGGATGCTCGGGGCGGCGCTCCGAGGGCATCCGTTCCCTCGGCAGCTGCTCTCCGCGGCGCTGGACCGACTCCGACTGCCCCCCTCGGACGACAAGCTCGAGCGCGAGCAGCTCCGACTCCGTGTCGCCCTCATCAAGGCCTATCTCATCCGTCATCGCGGCGACAACGCCGCTCCCCTGGAGGTCACCGTGTCACTGGACAAGAGCAATTCCTCTCAACCCTATGTCCTGGGGCGACTCTTCGCCGTGCTGGAGCGCTTGCAGGGCGCGGCGCTGAAGGACCTCAACGCCACCATTCGCGATCGCTACTTCGGCGCGGCCTCGCGCAATCCCGTCACGGTGTTCCCCCGGCTGCTCCAGCTCTCGGTGCACCATGCCTCCAAGGCCGACTCGGGTGCCCGGCTCGAGCGGCAGAAGGGCGAGGTCATGGCGCTGCTGCCTCCCAAGGCCCCCTTCCCGAGCGTGCTCACGCTGGAGGAGCAGGGCCTCTTCGCCGTGGGCTACTACCACCAGCGAGAGGCGTTCTTCGCCAAGCGAGCGCCCTCCGAGGGCGGGCCTTCGAGCGACGACTCGTCCGACGATTGA
- the cas2 gene encoding CRISPR-associated endonuclease Cas2 → MRKVTVLVCYDVKVSDPEGPRRLRRIARACRNHGVRVQYSVFECVLEPKDWVVLRARLLDEMDAERDSLRFYFLSEDVARKTEHHGTRVPLDVEGPLIL, encoded by the coding sequence ATGCGCAAGGTCACCGTCCTGGTGTGTTACGACGTGAAGGTGTCGGACCCCGAGGGCCCGCGCAGGCTCCGCCGCATCGCCCGGGCGTGCCGGAACCATGGCGTGCGCGTTCAGTATTCGGTCTTCGAGTGTGTCCTGGAGCCGAAGGATTGGGTCGTGCTGCGCGCGCGCTTGCTCGACGAGATGGATGCGGAGCGCGACAGCCTGCGGTTCTATTTCCTGAGCGAGGACGTCGCTCGGAAGACCGAACATCACGGCACCCGCGTCCCGCTCGATGTCGAGGGACCCCTCATCCTGTAG
- the cas1c gene encoding type I-C CRISPR-associated endonuclease Cas1c has protein sequence MTTALNTLFITAEGTRLNKEGECVVVTIQEEKKAEVPLRHLRSVVCLARAWLTPELMESCVEAGIHVSFFGMTGRFLARVEGLPGGNVLLRRQQFRAADDPGVTLRLARAIVVGKVANARQFLQHARRDAAEEARLPLEEASRRLSEHLRALERAEELDPVRGLEGIAARDYFEAFPALLKGDARRFSFDGRNRRPPRDPLNALLSFGYALLAQDCAGALAGVGLDPAVGFLHEDRPGRLSLALDLMEELRSPVVDRLVLSLVNRAQLKPEDFKTEAAGAVLLKDDARKTFLVAYQNAKQGSVQHPFLGQQTTWGLVPHLQALLLARTLRGELDGYPPFTVR, from the coding sequence ATGACGACCGCGCTCAATACGTTGTTCATCACCGCGGAGGGCACTCGCCTCAACAAGGAGGGAGAGTGCGTGGTGGTGACCATCCAGGAGGAGAAGAAGGCGGAGGTGCCGCTGCGTCACCTGCGGTCGGTCGTGTGTCTGGCTCGGGCCTGGTTGACGCCCGAGCTGATGGAGAGCTGCGTCGAGGCGGGCATCCACGTCTCCTTCTTCGGGATGACCGGGCGGTTCCTGGCGCGGGTCGAGGGGTTGCCCGGTGGCAACGTCCTGCTGCGCAGGCAACAGTTCCGAGCGGCGGATGACCCGGGTGTCACACTGCGGTTGGCTCGGGCCATCGTGGTGGGGAAGGTGGCGAACGCGCGGCAGTTCCTGCAACACGCGCGGCGGGACGCAGCCGAGGAGGCTCGGCTTCCGCTGGAGGAGGCTTCGCGTCGACTCTCCGAGCACCTTCGCGCCCTGGAGCGCGCGGAGGAGCTGGACCCGGTGCGAGGGCTGGAAGGCATCGCGGCTCGGGACTACTTCGAGGCGTTTCCGGCGCTGCTGAAGGGAGATGCTCGGCGCTTCTCGTTCGATGGACGCAACCGCCGCCCGCCGAGGGACCCGCTCAACGCGCTGCTGTCGTTCGGCTATGCGCTGCTGGCGCAGGACTGCGCCGGGGCGTTGGCGGGCGTGGGGCTCGACCCGGCCGTGGGGTTCCTCCATGAGGACCGGCCCGGAAGATTGTCCCTGGCGCTGGACTTGATGGAGGAGCTGCGCTCGCCCGTGGTGGATCGGCTCGTGCTTTCGCTGGTCAATCGCGCGCAGCTCAAGCCCGAGGACTTCAAGACGGAGGCCGCCGGGGCGGTGCTCCTCAAGGACGACGCGCGCAAGACCTTCCTCGTGGCGTACCAGAACGCGAAGCAGGGGAGCGTGCAGCACCCGTTCCTCGGGCAGCAGACGACCTGGGGCCTGGTTCCCCACCTGCAAGCACTGCTGCTCGCGCGGACCCTGCGCGGCGAGCTGGATGGCTACCCGCCCTTCACGGTGCGCTGA
- the cas5c gene encoding type I-C CRISPR-associated protein Cas5c, with the protein MKTAASKRMRVRARGPVACFTRPEMKAERVSYEVMTPSAARGVLEAILWKPAIRWHIHEIAVLAEVRWTSFRRNEVNSRAVVGKFDYAADEDRAQRNTVALRDVDYLITASFSMVPGKSGPEDNVRKFEEMFERRLEKGQFFQAPYLGCREFAARVEPASADLNPLASEHRSLGLMFFDFDFGEPGGTVRPLFFEGRLDRGVLQVPTRDEVLKHNGGLS; encoded by the coding sequence ATGAAGACAGCAGCGAGCAAACGGATGCGCGTGCGCGCCCGGGGGCCGGTGGCCTGTTTCACGCGGCCGGAGATGAAGGCGGAGCGGGTCAGCTACGAGGTGATGACACCCTCGGCCGCCCGAGGCGTGCTGGAGGCCATCCTCTGGAAACCGGCGATTCGCTGGCACATCCACGAGATTGCCGTCCTGGCCGAGGTCCGGTGGACGAGCTTCCGGCGCAACGAGGTGAACAGCCGCGCGGTGGTGGGGAAGTTCGACTACGCCGCCGACGAGGACCGCGCCCAACGCAACACGGTGGCGCTGCGCGATGTGGACTACCTCATCACCGCCTCCTTCTCGATGGTGCCCGGAAAGAGCGGCCCCGAGGACAACGTCCGCAAGTTCGAGGAGATGTTCGAGCGACGCCTGGAAAAGGGACAGTTCTTCCAGGCCCCCTACCTGGGGTGCCGCGAGTTCGCGGCGCGGGTGGAGCCGGCCTCCGCGGACCTGAACCCCTTGGCCTCGGAGCACCGCTCGCTCGGGCTGATGTTCTTCGATTTCGACTTCGGCGAGCCCGGAGGCACGGTGCGCCCGCTGTTCTTCGAGGGACGCCTGGACCGGGGCGTGCTCCAGGTGCCGACCCGAGACGAGGTCCTGAAGCACAACGGGGGATTGTCATGA
- the cas7c gene encoding type I-C CRISPR-associated protein Cas7/Csd2 — MSELKSRHDFVLLFDVQDGNPNGDPDAGNLPRIDPETGHGLVTDVSLKRKVRNFISLTQEGKPGFDIFVKEKAVLNATIDRAYEALKIDLNEKPKSAEDGKKRNDKGVAQGSEVDRGRKWMCETFFDVRTFGAVMSTGANAGQVRGPVQLTFARSVTPIVSLEHSITRMAVATEAEAEKQGGDNRTMGRKNTVPYGLYMAHGFVSPYLAKQTSFSQADLELLFKAFLHMFELDRSAARGLMSMRKVIVFKHGSELGNAPAHALFDRVSATPKQPGKPARSFADFTVTVDTAGLPQGIEVMDLSA, encoded by the coding sequence ATGTCCGAACTCAAGAGCCGTCATGACTTCGTCCTGCTGTTCGATGTCCAGGATGGCAATCCCAATGGCGACCCCGATGCGGGGAACCTGCCGCGAATCGACCCCGAGACGGGGCATGGCCTCGTCACCGACGTGAGCCTCAAGCGCAAGGTGCGCAACTTCATCTCCCTGACCCAGGAGGGGAAGCCGGGGTTCGACATCTTCGTGAAGGAGAAGGCCGTCCTGAACGCGACCATCGACCGTGCCTACGAGGCGCTGAAGATCGACCTGAACGAGAAGCCCAAGAGCGCCGAGGACGGCAAGAAGCGGAACGACAAGGGCGTGGCCCAGGGGTCGGAGGTGGACCGGGGGCGCAAGTGGATGTGCGAGACGTTCTTCGATGTCCGCACCTTCGGCGCCGTGATGTCCACGGGCGCCAACGCCGGGCAGGTGCGTGGGCCCGTGCAGCTCACGTTCGCGCGCTCGGTGACGCCCATCGTCTCGCTGGAGCACTCCATCACCCGCATGGCCGTGGCGACGGAGGCGGAGGCGGAGAAGCAGGGCGGCGACAACCGCACCATGGGCCGCAAGAACACGGTGCCCTACGGGCTCTACATGGCCCATGGCTTCGTGTCTCCGTACCTCGCGAAGCAGACCTCGTTCTCCCAGGCCGACCTGGAGCTGCTCTTCAAGGCCTTCCTGCACATGTTCGAGCTGGACCGCAGCGCCGCGCGCGGGCTCATGTCGATGCGCAAGGTCATCGTGTTCAAGCACGGCTCGGAGCTGGGGAACGCGCCGGCGCATGCGCTGTTCGACCGCGTGAGCGCGACCCCGAAGCAGCCGGGCAAGCCGGCCCGGTCGTTCGCGGACTTCACCGTGACGGTGGATACGGCGGGGTTGCCCCAGGGCATCGAGGTGATGGACCTGTCCGCGTGA